The Paeniglutamicibacter sulfureus genome includes a region encoding these proteins:
- a CDS encoding RsmB/NOP family class I SAM-dependent RNA methyltransferase, translating to MSEFGQGRSDRPRRSEPNRGGGQERRSDAGRTRNRGGAGPRQFSASAPSARNRRADQARLTAFEVLRAVAENDAYANLVLPARIREHRLDRRDAGFATELTYGALRGQGLYDAILARCVDRPLDQLDPAVLDALRLGAHQLLAMRVPSHAALDETVSLARMVIGAGASGLINAVLRKVSLKDLETWSEELVAGIADENAAAALVHSHPEWIVRALRQALVAHGRDAAEITDLLVADNLAPVVNLVALPGVGSLDEALDAGAEPGTLVADSAYYQGGDIARLSSVRAGSTRVQDAGSQLVARALAQVALPEDGDDTYWLDLCAGPGGKAALLAALAAEQGAKLTANEPAQHRAELVNNALVAIDPETWMISVRDGREYGESEYAGGYDRVMVDAPCSGLGALRRRPESRWRKSPRDVAELTILQGELLDAALSAVRVGGVVAYVTCSPHPAETVAVVDDLLSRNKNARLLDTGAALESAALPGLASAARPVGEGSTIQLWPHIHRTDAMFMALFTRTA from the coding sequence ATGAGCGAATTCGGACAGGGACGTTCCGACCGTCCGCGACGCAGCGAACCGAACCGCGGCGGAGGCCAGGAACGCCGCAGCGACGCCGGCCGCACCCGCAACCGCGGGGGAGCGGGACCACGCCAATTCAGTGCCTCCGCACCCTCGGCCCGCAACCGCAGGGCCGACCAGGCCCGGCTGACCGCCTTCGAGGTGCTGCGGGCCGTGGCCGAAAACGACGCCTACGCCAACCTGGTGCTCCCGGCCCGGATCCGCGAACACCGCCTGGATCGCCGCGATGCCGGATTTGCCACAGAACTGACCTACGGCGCCTTGCGCGGGCAGGGCCTGTACGACGCGATCCTGGCCCGTTGCGTCGACCGCCCCCTGGACCAGTTGGACCCGGCTGTCCTTGACGCGTTGCGCCTGGGCGCCCACCAGCTGCTGGCCATGCGAGTGCCAAGCCACGCGGCACTCGACGAAACCGTGTCGCTGGCCCGCATGGTGATCGGCGCCGGCGCGTCCGGCCTGATCAACGCGGTGCTGCGCAAGGTCTCGCTGAAGGACCTGGAGACCTGGAGCGAGGAACTGGTCGCCGGAATCGCCGATGAAAATGCGGCAGCCGCACTGGTGCATTCCCACCCCGAATGGATCGTTCGCGCCCTGCGCCAGGCGCTGGTGGCCCACGGCCGCGACGCCGCCGAAATCACCGACCTGCTGGTCGCCGACAACCTGGCCCCGGTCGTCAACCTCGTGGCACTGCCCGGCGTCGGTTCGCTGGACGAGGCGCTTGACGCGGGCGCCGAACCCGGAACCCTCGTGGCCGATTCGGCCTATTACCAAGGCGGGGACATCGCCCGGCTGTCCTCCGTGCGCGCGGGCAGCACCCGCGTCCAGGACGCCGGTTCCCAGCTGGTCGCCCGGGCCCTGGCCCAGGTGGCGCTGCCCGAGGACGGCGATGACACCTACTGGCTGGACCTCTGCGCCGGCCCCGGCGGCAAGGCTGCATTGCTGGCAGCCTTGGCTGCCGAACAGGGCGCGAAGCTTACCGCCAACGAACCCGCCCAGCACCGCGCCGAACTGGTGAACAACGCCTTGGTGGCCATCGATCCCGAGACCTGGATGATCTCGGTTCGCGACGGCCGCGAATACGGTGAAAGCGAATACGCCGGGGGCTATGACCGGGTCATGGTCGATGCACCGTGCTCGGGCCTGGGCGCGCTGCGCCGCCGCCCCGAGTCCCGGTGGCGCAAGAGCCCCCGCGACGTCGCCGAGCTGACGATCCTGCAGGGCGAGCTCCTGGACGCGGCGCTCAGCGCGGTGCGCGTGGGCGGCGTGGTCGCCTACGTGACCTGCTCGCCGCACCCGGCCGAAACCGTTGCAGTGGTCGATGACCTGCTGTCCCGGAACAAGAATGCGAGGCTGCTGGACACCGGGGCGGCACTGGAATCCGCAGCCCTGCCGGGACTGGCATCGGCCGCCCGCCCCGTGGGCGAAGGAAGCACCATCCAGCTGTGGCCGCACATCCACCGCACCGATGCCATGTTCATGGCGCTGTTCACCCGCACCGCCTAA
- the rpe gene encoding ribulose-phosphate 3-epimerase, which produces MRTCQINPSILSADFTNLERELTRIHTADAVHVDVMDNHFVPNLTIGLPVVQRLNEVSELPLDVHLMISDVDRWGPGYAEAGAASVTFHAEASAAPIKLARDLRAAGAKSSMALRPATPIEPYLDMLPELDMVLLMTVEPGFGGQAFLDIVLPKIRRARKAIDGTGLPIALQVDGGVTRETILRAAEAGADVFVAGSSVYGTADPAEAVVTLRNLAARTPVSM; this is translated from the coding sequence ATGCGTACCTGCCAGATCAATCCGTCGATCCTCTCGGCGGACTTCACCAACCTCGAACGCGAACTCACACGGATCCACACCGCCGACGCCGTCCATGTCGATGTCATGGATAACCACTTCGTGCCCAACCTGACCATCGGCTTGCCGGTGGTTCAGCGATTGAACGAAGTCAGTGAGCTGCCGCTGGACGTGCACCTGATGATCAGCGACGTGGATCGGTGGGGACCGGGCTACGCCGAGGCCGGAGCCGCCTCGGTCACCTTCCATGCCGAGGCCTCGGCCGCCCCGATCAAGCTGGCCCGGGACCTGCGCGCCGCCGGTGCCAAATCGTCGATGGCGCTGCGCCCGGCCACGCCGATCGAGCCGTACCTGGACATGCTCCCGGAGCTGGACATGGTGCTGCTGATGACGGTGGAGCCGGGCTTTGGCGGACAGGCCTTCCTGGACATCGTGTTGCCGAAGATCCGCAGGGCCCGAAAGGCCATTGACGGGACCGGCCTGCCCATCGCACTGCAGGTCGATGGCGGGGTCACCCGCGAAACGATCCTGCGGGCGGCCGAGGCCGGGGCCGACGTCTTCGTGGCCGGTTCTTCGGTTTACGGAACAGCGGATCCCGCCGAGGCAGTAGTCACATTGCGAAATCTCGCAGCCCGGACACCCGTTTCCATGTAA
- the pnuC gene encoding nicotinamide riboside transporter PnuC — MDFLRWLIEAFNSYITVGSSALLVREVVGNVFGLASALGGIRRKVWAWPVGIVGNILLLTVFLGSIFGNDQTANLLGQAGRQIMFIAVSFYGWKRWKSSRESGGSAVTPRWATGTERLSLAAIMIIGTVALTPLFGALGSYAPVWADAWTFVGSLLATYGMAKGLVEFWLIWVLVDVVGVPLLFGAGYYASAFMYLFYGCFTLVGFFIWWKAKNDAKPSIQTEMPDPTVQVHS, encoded by the coding sequence ATGGATTTTCTGCGGTGGCTCATTGAAGCTTTCAATTCTTACATCACGGTAGGCAGCAGCGCACTGCTGGTACGCGAAGTGGTGGGCAACGTCTTCGGACTTGCCTCCGCCCTGGGCGGCATCCGCCGCAAGGTCTGGGCTTGGCCCGTTGGCATCGTCGGCAACATCCTGCTCCTGACGGTCTTCCTGGGCAGCATCTTCGGCAACGACCAAACAGCCAACCTGCTCGGCCAGGCCGGACGCCAGATCATGTTCATCGCCGTGTCTTTCTATGGCTGGAAGCGCTGGAAATCCAGCCGCGAATCCGGCGGAAGTGCAGTCACCCCGCGCTGGGCCACCGGCACAGAACGCCTGTCGCTCGCTGCAATCATGATCATCGGCACTGTCGCACTGACCCCGCTCTTTGGCGCACTGGGATCCTACGCACCTGTCTGGGCCGATGCCTGGACCTTCGTCGGCTCCTTGCTGGCCACCTACGGCATGGCCAAGGGACTGGTCGAGTTCTGGCTGATCTGGGTCCTTGTCGACGTGGTCGGGGTCCCGCTGCTCTTCGGCGCCGGATACTACGCCAGCGCGTTCATGTACCTCTTTTACGGGTGCTTCACGCTGGTCGGGTTCTTCATATGGTGGAAGGCCAAGAACGACGCCAAGCCAAGCATCCAAACCGAGATGCCCGACCCGACGGTGCAGGTGCACAGCTGA
- the ribD gene encoding bifunctional diaminohydroxyphosphoribosylaminopyrimidine deaminase/5-amino-6-(5-phosphoribosylamino)uracil reductase RibD, whose protein sequence is MQPSRTLAAMRLSLELARRGTRGANPLVGAVIIDPDGTILATGYHRGAGTPHAEADALNRLGSIDPVAARAATMLVTLEPCNHTGRTGPCSRAIIDAGIGNVIFAVADGGAVAGGGAETLRAAGVNVEQGLLEDQAAELNHRWFAARAAGRPFTTLHLAQTLDGRIAAKDGTSQWITSPRSLLHAHEVRARVGAIVVGTGTVMADDPRLNARDEHGEPFASQPRRIVMGQRDIPGDAALKADGNWEQVRTRDPHEVLARIASRDIGHVLIEGGASVATAFLAADLVDEIFLYQAPIFLGSGRGSVGELGIDTLASARHFRLDAVDGDAVRILGPDTLTHLEPMPTGTGTP, encoded by the coding sequence ATGCAACCCTCACGAACGCTGGCCGCCATGCGGCTTTCCCTCGAGCTGGCCCGCCGCGGCACCCGCGGAGCCAACCCCCTGGTTGGGGCCGTCATCATCGACCCGGACGGCACGATCCTGGCCACCGGTTACCATCGCGGCGCCGGCACCCCGCACGCCGAGGCCGACGCGCTGAACCGCCTGGGCTCCATCGACCCGGTCGCGGCACGCGCCGCGACAATGCTGGTCACCCTCGAACCCTGCAACCACACCGGCCGCACCGGCCCCTGTTCCCGCGCCATCATCGACGCCGGAATCGGCAACGTAATCTTCGCTGTCGCCGACGGCGGCGCGGTGGCCGGCGGGGGAGCGGAGACGCTGCGTGCGGCCGGAGTCAACGTGGAACAGGGGCTGCTGGAGGACCAGGCAGCCGAGCTGAACCACCGCTGGTTCGCAGCCCGCGCCGCCGGCCGGCCCTTCACCACGTTGCACCTGGCCCAAACCCTTGACGGACGGATCGCCGCCAAGGACGGAACCAGCCAATGGATCACCTCGCCGCGCTCGCTGCTCCACGCCCATGAGGTTCGTGCCCGCGTGGGCGCCATAGTCGTGGGTACCGGCACCGTCATGGCCGATGACCCGCGGCTGAACGCACGCGACGAACACGGCGAACCCTTCGCCTCCCAACCCCGGCGCATCGTCATGGGGCAACGGGACATTCCCGGGGACGCAGCACTGAAGGCCGACGGCAACTGGGAGCAGGTCCGCACCCGCGACCCGCACGAGGTCCTGGCGCGGATCGCATCCCGGGACATCGGACACGTGCTCATCGAAGGCGGTGCGTCGGTGGCCACCGCGTTCCTGGCGGCGGACCTGGTCGACGAGATCTTCCTCTACCAGGCACCGATCTTCCTGGGCTCCGGGCGTGGAAGCGTGGGGGAGCTGGGAATCGACACCCTTGCCTCCGCCCGGCATTTCCGCCTGGACGCCGTCGACGGAGACGCAGTGCGCATCCTGGGGCCCGACACCCTTACACATCTTGAACCCATGCCAACCGGCACCGGCACACCCTAA
- a CDS encoding riboflavin synthase, with amino-acid sequence MFTGIISGMGRIEAMDATPESDSVVLHISAPNHTEDLELGGSIAVNGVCLTATSIVGDILSLDVMGETLRHTTIGDLAQGEGINLERCVQAGGRLDGHVVQGHVDGVGHLLEHESLGAWDRFRFSIPFELARYVAKKGSIAIDGISLTVTEVSEAHEKEQWFEVGIIPTTLRETTLGQRVPGSAVNLEVDVMAKYAERLASFNNIESSAS; translated from the coding sequence ATGTTCACCGGAATCATCAGCGGCATGGGCCGCATCGAAGCAATGGACGCGACACCGGAATCCGACTCTGTCGTCTTGCACATCAGTGCGCCGAACCATACCGAGGACCTGGAACTGGGCGGCTCCATCGCCGTCAACGGCGTCTGCCTGACCGCCACGTCCATCGTCGGGGACATCCTGTCCCTGGACGTCATGGGCGAGACCCTGCGCCACACCACCATCGGCGACCTCGCCCAGGGCGAGGGCATCAACCTCGAGCGCTGCGTGCAGGCCGGCGGCCGGCTTGACGGGCACGTCGTGCAGGGCCACGTCGACGGTGTCGGGCACCTCTTGGAGCACGAATCGCTCGGTGCCTGGGACCGCTTCCGCTTCTCCATCCCCTTCGAACTGGCCAGATACGTGGCAAAGAAGGGTTCGATCGCCATCGACGGGATCTCGCTGACCGTCACCGAGGTCTCGGAGGCCCACGAAAAAGAGCAGTGGTTCGAAGTCGGGATCATCCCCACCACCCTGCGCGAAACCACCCTGGGCCAACGCGTTCCCGGTTCCGCGGTCAACCTGGAAGTCGATGTCATGGCCAAGTACGCCGAACGCCTTGCCTCATTCAACAACATCGAAAGCAGCGCATCATGA
- the ribB gene encoding 3,4-dihydroxy-2-butanone-4-phosphate synthase: protein MITDTIRLDSIDAAISAMAAGQAVVVVDDADRENEGDIIFAAEFATPELMGWTIRHSSGVVCTPMDGDRADAMGLPPMVENNQDAKGTAYTVSCDAAHGVSTGISAADRALTSRILADPASGPELITRPGHIFPLRAVDGGVLVRRGHTEASVDLCKAAGLEPVGVIAEIVHDDGSMMRLPALREFADLWNIPLISIEDLAAWRATTDAEPAVGTSAAAVQGGPEVRVPTPYGEFMVRAWRERGTGTEHLSLSSTGPDGTMPAEPLVRVHSECLTGDVFGSYRCDCGEQLAAGLEAINEYGGVLVYLRGHEGRGIGLANKIRAYALQDGGANTVAANEQLGLPVDARNYDAAAAILHALSIRRIRLITNNPLKEEWLEQAGIAVSERVPTRVAARPENLEYLRTKQNLMNHSLQLPSNENTNPGVKS from the coding sequence ATGATCACCGATACCATTCGCCTGGACTCCATTGACGCCGCGATCAGCGCCATGGCTGCCGGCCAGGCCGTCGTGGTCGTCGACGACGCTGACCGCGAAAACGAGGGCGACATCATCTTCGCCGCCGAGTTCGCCACCCCGGAGCTGATGGGCTGGACCATCCGCCATTCCTCGGGTGTCGTGTGCACGCCGATGGACGGGGACCGCGCCGACGCGATGGGCCTGCCGCCCATGGTGGAAAACAACCAGGACGCCAAGGGCACCGCGTACACCGTCTCCTGCGACGCCGCCCACGGGGTCAGCACCGGAATCAGCGCCGCCGACCGCGCCCTGACTTCCCGCATCCTGGCCGATCCGGCCTCCGGCCCCGAGCTGATCACCCGCCCGGGCCACATCTTCCCGCTGCGCGCGGTCGACGGCGGGGTGCTGGTGCGCCGCGGGCACACCGAAGCCAGCGTCGATTTGTGCAAGGCAGCGGGCCTTGAGCCTGTGGGGGTCATTGCCGAGATCGTCCATGACGACGGATCGATGATGCGCTTGCCTGCGCTGCGCGAATTCGCGGACCTGTGGAACATCCCGCTGATCAGCATCGAGGACCTGGCCGCCTGGCGGGCCACCACCGATGCCGAGCCGGCCGTGGGCACCAGCGCCGCCGCGGTGCAGGGCGGGCCGGAGGTCCGGGTTCCCACCCCCTACGGTGAATTCATGGTCCGCGCCTGGCGCGAACGCGGCACCGGCACCGAGCACCTGTCGCTCAGCTCCACCGGCCCCGACGGCACCATGCCGGCCGAGCCGCTGGTGCGCGTGCACTCCGAGTGCCTCACCGGCGACGTGTTCGGTTCCTACCGCTGCGACTGCGGGGAGCAGCTGGCCGCCGGCCTGGAGGCAATCAACGAATACGGCGGCGTGCTGGTCTACCTGCGCGGCCACGAGGGTCGCGGCATCGGGCTGGCCAACAAGATCCGCGCATACGCGCTGCAGGACGGCGGCGCCAACACCGTAGCCGCCAACGAGCAGCTGGGCCTTCCCGTCGACGCGCGAAACTACGACGCCGCCGCGGCCATCCTCCACGCGCTGTCCATCCGCCGGATCCGGTTGATCACCAACAACCCGTTGAAGGAAGAATGGCTGGAGCAGGCGGGAATCGCGGTTTCCGAGCGCGTCCCCACCCGCGTGGCTGCCCGGCCCGAAAACCTTGAATACCTGCGCACCAAGCAAAACTTGATGAACCATTCATTGCAATTGCCATCCAACGAAAACACCAACCCAGGAGTGAAATCATGA
- the ribH gene encoding 6,7-dimethyl-8-ribityllumazine synthase: MSGHGAPLVGAHELAAAGEAGMRAVIVAASWHTQIMDGLLDGALRAAADAGINTPEVIRVPGTFELPVAAARLAHAYDTVIALGVVIRGGTPHFDFVCQGATMGLTDVTVRTGVPVGFGVLTCDTEEQAIARAGLEGSVEDKGYEAMSAGLQTAVALARR; this comes from the coding sequence ATGAGCGGACACGGAGCACCCCTCGTCGGGGCCCACGAATTGGCAGCGGCAGGTGAAGCCGGAATGCGGGCAGTCATCGTCGCGGCCAGCTGGCACACCCAGATCATGGACGGCCTCCTGGACGGCGCCCTGCGCGCCGCCGCCGATGCCGGGATCAACACCCCCGAGGTCATCCGCGTTCCGGGCACCTTCGAGCTGCCGGTGGCCGCAGCACGCTTGGCCCATGCCTATGACACCGTCATCGCGCTGGGCGTGGTCATCCGCGGCGGCACCCCGCACTTCGACTTCGTCTGCCAGGGAGCGACCATGGGCCTGACCGACGTTACGGTGCGCACCGGCGTTCCCGTGGGCTTCGGGGTGTTGACCTGTGACACCGAGGAGCAGGCCATTGCCCGTGCCGGCCTGGAAGGCTCCGTCGAGGACAAAGGCTACGAGGCCATGAGCGCGGGCCTGCAGACAGCCGTCGCACTGGCGCGCCGCTAG
- a CDS encoding DNA methyltransferase, which produces MHATFLAERPPGADEDVHMLSAIVDHVIERCSAPGDVVFDPFAGFGTTIKRAVALGREALGIELLPERAEYLRDQVPGARIIEGDARELLRLVRGIAPAEPGAGVDLILTSPPYMTAENHDADPLTAYEEDNGDYGRYLAELGLVAAQCARTVVPGGFVVWNLADIHHMDRTTHLIRDCTRVLEQHLTPVGITEIVWDRYPHDLVSDALLVFQRPPIERRV; this is translated from the coding sequence TTGCACGCCACGTTTCTGGCGGAGCGTCCGCCGGGGGCCGACGAAGACGTGCACATGCTCTCGGCCATCGTGGATCACGTCATTGAACGGTGCAGCGCACCGGGCGACGTGGTGTTCGACCCCTTCGCGGGGTTCGGCACCACCATCAAACGGGCAGTTGCACTGGGACGGGAAGCCCTCGGTATCGAGCTGCTACCCGAGCGGGCGGAGTACCTACGGGATCAGGTGCCCGGCGCCCGCATCATCGAGGGAGACGCAAGGGAGCTGCTTAGGCTTGTCCGCGGCATTGCACCTGCCGAACCCGGCGCGGGTGTCGATCTCATTCTCACCTCTCCGCCATACATGACCGCCGAGAACCATGACGCCGACCCCCTCACGGCCTACGAGGAAGACAACGGGGACTACGGCCGCTACTTGGCCGAGCTCGGGCTGGTCGCCGCCCAATGTGCGCGCACCGTTGTGCCCGGCGGCTTCGTGGTGTGGAATCTGGCGGACATCCACCACATGGACCGCACCACCCATTTGATCCGCGATTGCACCCGCGTGCTCGAGCAGCACCTCACGCCCGTGGGGATCACCGAGATTGTCTGGGATCGCTACCCCCACGATTTGGTGTCCGACGCGCTCCTTGTATTTCAACGGCCTCCCATTGAGCGGCGCGTTTAG
- a CDS encoding phosphoribosyl-ATP diphosphatase, producing MKTFDTLFAELSEKAKTRPEGSRTIAELDSGVHGIGKKVVEEAAEVWMAAEYETNEAAAEEISQLLYHLQVMMLAKGLTLQDVYKHL from the coding sequence GTGAAAACTTTTGACACCCTCTTCGCCGAGCTCTCCGAGAAGGCCAAGACCCGCCCCGAAGGTTCGCGTACGATCGCCGAACTGGATTCCGGCGTGCACGGCATCGGAAAGAAGGTCGTGGAGGAAGCCGCCGAAGTGTGGATGGCTGCCGAGTACGAAACCAACGAGGCCGCCGCCGAAGAAATCTCCCAGTTGCTTTATCACCTTCAGGTGATGATGCTGGCCAAGGGCCTGACTCTGCAGGACGTTTACAAGCATCTCTAG